The Trichosurus vulpecula isolate mTriVul1 chromosome 3, mTriVul1.pri, whole genome shotgun sequence genome includes a window with the following:
- the LOC118844020 gene encoding LOW QUALITY PROTEIN: SHC-transforming protein 1-like (The sequence of the model RefSeq protein was modified relative to this genomic sequence to represent the inferred CDS: substituted 1 base at 1 genomic stop codon), with protein sequence MNKLSGGRRTRVEAGQLRGEEWTRHGSFVNKPTRGWLHPNDKVMGPGVSYLVRYMGCVEVLQLMRALDFSTRTQVTREAISLVCEAVPGAKGAARRKPCSRPLNSILGRSNLKFSGMPIALTVSTNSLNLMAADCKQIIANHHMQSMSFASDGDPDTAEYVTYVAKDPVNQRACHIQECPEGLAQDVISTIGQAFELRFKQYLRNLPKLVTPHDRMAGFDGSAWDKEEEEPPDHQYYNDFPGKEGPLGGVVDMRLRDGAAPGVTCPPPPSTQTTNHLGATLPVGQLGSGDPDIXKQLPTPGPGRELFDDPSYVNVQNLEKVRQGAGGPSHPTTNGSAPRDLFDMKPFEDAHRVPPPAPTTPMAEQLRGEPWFHGKLSRQEAEEQLRLSGDFLVRESTTTPGQYVLTGLQSGQPKHLLLVDPEGVVRTKDHRFESISHLVSYHIDNHLPIISAGSELCLQQPVKRNL encoded by the coding sequence ATGAACAAACTGAGCGGCGGGCGGAGGACTCGGGTGGAAGCGGGACAGCTGCGGGGTGAGGAGTGGACTCGTCACGGGAGCTTTGTCAACAAGCCAACTCGGGGTTGGTTACATCCCAACGACAAGGTCATGGGACCTGGGGTTTCCTACCTTGTTCGGTACATGGGTTGTGTGGAGGTCCTCCAGTTGATGCGGGCCTTGGATTTCAGTACTCGCACCCAGGTCACCAGAGAAGCAATCAGTCTGGTGTGTGAGGCTGTGCCAGGGGCCAAGGGGGCTGCTCGGAGAAAGCCCTGTAGCCGCCCACTCAATTCCATACTGGGGAGGAGTAATCTAAAGTTTTCTGGAATGCCCATCGCCCTAACTGTTTCTACCAACAGCCTTAACCTCATGGCTGCAGACTGTAAACAGATCATTGCCAATCACCACATGCAGTCAATGTCATTTGCGTCCGATGGGGATCCGGACACTGCGGAGTATGTCACCTACGTTGCCAAAGATCCTGTCAATCAGAGAGCCTGCCACATCCAGGAGTGTCCAGAAGGACTAGCACAAGATGTCATCAGCACCATTGGCCAGGCCTTTGAGCTGCGCTTCAAACAATACCTCAGGAACCTGCCCAAGCTTGTCACTCCCCACGACAGGATGGCTGGCTTTGATGGCTCAGCTTGggataaggaggaagaggagccacCTGACCATCAGTACTACAATGACTTTCCAGGGAAAGAGGGCCCTCTTGGTGGGGTAGTAGACATGAGGCTTCGGGATGGAGCTGCCCCAGGGGTTACTTGTCCACCCCCACCCAGTACCCAGACCACCAACCACCTAGGAGCCACTTTGCCCGTTGGACAGCTAGGCAGTGGTGACCCTGATATTTGAAAACAGCTCCCAACTCCAGGACCAGGTAGAGAACTATTTGATGATCCCTCCTATGTCAATGTCCAGAATCTGGAAAAAGTCCGGCAAGGAGCTGGTGGTCCTTCTCACCCTACTACTAATGGAAGCGCCCCACGTGACCTCTTTGACATGAAGCCATTTGAAGATGCTCATCGTgtccccccacctgcccccacAACACCAATGGCTGAGCAGCTCCGAGGGGAGCCCTGGTTCCATGGGAAGTTGAGTAGGCAGGAGGCCGAAGAGCAGCTGAGGCTCAGTGGGGACTTCCTGGTTCGGGAGAGTACGACTACCCCAGGCCAGTATGTCCTTACTGGTCTGCAGAGTGGCCAGCCCAAACATTTGCTGCTCGTTGATCCCGAAGGCGTGGTTAGGACAAAGGATCACCGATTCGAGAGTATCAGTCACCTTGTCAGCTACCACATAgacaatcacctacccatcatCTCTGCAGGCAGTGAGCTATGTCTTCAGCAGCCGGTGAAACGGAACTTGTAA